A single window of Solanum dulcamara chromosome 5, daSolDulc1.2, whole genome shotgun sequence DNA harbors:
- the LOC129889853 gene encoding uncharacterized protein LOC129889853 yields MTKEPTSRRDKESYNNMNKNRYSSMRCPHCAGPLSKEMETSEWTVAPLIRDSFSMIGSAVGGTTSAFYGFNHMMPIVRRWIKGPMWLHFLVGAPPVIVFSSACAGLAGGAVPAFAQLASSSYHAAISSSTLPPTASQDENMRKSRTSSTL; encoded by the exons ATGACGAAGGAACCAACTTCTAGAAGAGACAAAGAATCTTATAACAATATGAACAAAAATAGATATAGTAGTATGAGATGTCCACATTGCGCCGGTCCTCTTTCTAAGGAGATG GAGACAAGCGAGTGGACAGTTGCGCCTCTAATCCGGGATAGCTTTTCTATG ATTGGTTCCGCAGTTGGTGGTACTACAAGTGCATTCTATGGCTTCAACCATA TGATGCCGATTGTTAGAAGGTGGATTAAAGGACCTATGTGGTTGCATTTCCTTGTTGGT GCCCCTCCTGTGATTGTTTTCTCATCTGCATGTGCAGGGCTAGCAG GTGGTGCTGTTCCAGCATTTGCACAGCTAGCATCTTCTTCTTACCATGCTGCTATCTCATCTTCCACGTTACCGCCTACAGCCTCACAAGATGAGAACATGAGAAAATCTAGAACTTCTTCAACTTTGTAG
- the LOC129888519 gene encoding uncharacterized protein LOC129888519, which translates to MVNFLSYQNIITMAEISRTQIIFCSIPFYRDQIEVTVTKKASEVDRWIGQTVHIHRRRLHKLLVGLDIEWRATRNPTEETPSVALLQLCVGHRCILFQLLHADYIPNSLFAFLGNPSFSFLGVGVHDDGVKLYTDYGLFVANPVDLNKLAMVVHEIEAYGRIGLKRMAYEVLGKVMKKPFNVTMSEWDAEELVYEQVEYACIDAFVSFKLGMNLFSELFNPRKVY; encoded by the coding sequence ATGGTGAATTTCCTCTcttatcaaaatatcatcaccaTGGCAGAAATCTCCCGAACCCAAATCATATTCTGTTCTATTCCTTTCTACCGAGACCAAATCGAAGTAACTGTTACAAAGAAAGCTTCCGAAGTTGATCGATGGATCGGCCAAACAGTTCACATTCACCGTCGAAGACTCCACAAACTCCTCGTCGGTCTCGACATCGAGTGGCGGGCGACTAGAAACCCCACCGAAGAAACCCCCTCCGTCGCACTCCTTCAGCTCTGCGTCGGCCACCGCTGCATCTTATTCCAACTCCTTCACGCGGATTACATCCCGAATTCTCTCTTCGCTTTCCTCGGGAACCCCAGTTTCTCCTTTCTCGGTGTGGGTGTTCACGACGATGGTGTGAAATTGTACACGGACTACGGGTTGTTTGTAGCGAACCCGGTCGATTTGAACAAATTGGCGATGGTTGTTCATGAAATTGAAGCGTATGGGAGAATTGGGTTGAAGAGAATGGCCTATGAAGTTCTTGGGAAAGTGATGAAGAAGCCATTTAATGTTACTATGAGTGAATGGGATGCGGAGGAATTGGTGTATGAACAAGTTGAATATGCTTGTATTGATGCTTTTGTGTCTTTTAAGCTTGGGATGAACTTGTTCTCTGAGTTATTCAACCCCAGGAAAGTGTATTGA
- the LOC129889852 gene encoding pentatricopeptide repeat-containing protein At4g02820, mitochondrial, with amino-acid sequence MLLRLVRISYAAVRPLSTEAATTVKSTRSGSSITTSLEGGTSTATSTRGRDTLGRRLLSLIYAKRSAVIAIRKWKEEGHPVRKYELNRIVRELRRHKRYKHALEVCEWMRVQDDIQLLSGDYAVHLDLIAKVRGMNSAEKFFEDLPDKLKVQTTCTALLHTYVQHKDTAKAESLMEKMSECGFLKYPLPYNHMLTLYISQGQLEKVPGLIQELKKNTSPDIVTYNLELAVFALQNNVEAAEKAFLELKKVKLDPDWITFSTLTNIYIKSSLQDKAKSTLREMEKRISRKARTAYASLISLHTNLESKDEVFRIWKEMKSIFRKVNDTEYSCIISSLLKLDEFGEAMNLYTEWEAVSATKDTRIANLILAAYINKNEMEKAVDFHNRMVQKGISPSCTTWELITRGYLKQKEMDKVLEFFKKTVTSVSKWDPDAKMVQEMFHVVEEQGDIQVAEKLLVTLRHAKYVNTEIYNALLRTYVNAGKMPMIVAERMKKDDVKMDEETQRLIGLTSNMTVTEVPNGVA; translated from the exons ATGTTGCTCCGTTTGGTTCGGATATCTTATGCTGCTGTTCGCCCTTTATCGACTGAAGCTGCGACAACAGTGAAGTCCACAAGATCAGGAAGTAGCATTACCACTAGTTTAGAAGGTGGCACTAGTACTGCCACAAGTACTCGTGGCAGAGACACGCTAGGGAGGAGGCTTTTGAGCTTGATCTATGCAAAACGTAGTGCTGTAATTGCTATACGCAAGTGGAAGGAAGAGGGGCACCCTGTCCGCAAATATGAGCTCAATCGCATTGTCCGGGAGTTGCGAAGACACAAACGATATAAACATGCCCTTGAg GTTTGTGAATGGATGAGGGTACAAGATGATATCCAACTATTATCTGGTGACTATGCAGTTCATTTGGACTTGATTGCAAAAGTTCGTGGTATGAACAGTGCAGAGAAGTTTTTTGAAGACCTACCTGATAAACTGAAGGTCCAGACCACCTGTACTGCCCTTCTCCACACCTATGTCCAGCATAAGGACACTGCTAAAGCTGAGTCTTTGATGGAAAAAATGTCCGAATGTGGTTTCTTGAAGTACCCTCTTCCTTATAATCATATGCTTACCTTATACATATCCCAAGGACAACTAGAGAAGGTTCCAGGCCTGATCCaggaattgaagaaaaatacCTCTCCTGATATTGTCACATACAATCTGGAGTTGGCAGTTTTTGCATTACAGAATAATGTTGAAGCTGCAGAGAAAGCGTTCCTTGAGCTAAAGAAGGTAAAATTGGACCCTGACTGGATAACATTTAGCACATTAACCAACATCTACATTAAAAGCTCACTTCAGGATAAGGCAAAGTCAACTTTGAGAGAAATGGAGAAAAGGATTTCCAGGAAGGCTCGAACTGCATATGCTTCTCTCATTAGTTTGCATACAAATCTAGAGAGCAAGGATGAAGTTTTCCGAATATGGAAGGAGATGAAGTCAATCTTCCGTAAAGTGAATGATACAGAATATAGTTGTATTATATCTTCGTTACTGAAGCTGGATGAATTTGGAGAAGCGATGAATCTGTACACTGAATGGGAAGCTGTTTCTGCGACCAAGGATACTAGGATTGCAAATTTAATTCTTGCTGCTTACATTAACAAAAATGAGATGGAGAAGGCTGTCGATTTTCACAACAGAATGGTGCAGAAAGGCATATCTCCTAGCTGCACCACTTGGGAGCTTATTACAAGGGGTTATTTGAAGCAAAAGGAAATGGATaaagttcttgaatttttcaaaaaaactgTTACAAGTGTTTCAAAATGGGATCCTGATGCAAAGATGGTTCAAGAGATGTTTCATGTAGTTGAAGAGCAGGGCGACATTCAGGTGGCAGAAAAGTTGCTAGTTACCCTTCGACACGCTAAGTATGTGAATACAGAGATATATAATGCACTTCTCCGAACTTATGTGAATGCGGGTAAGATGCCAATGATAGTTGCAGAGAGGATGAAAAAGGATGATGTGAAGATGGATGAGGAAACTCAAAGGTTAATTGGATTAACTAGCAATATGACTGTAACTGAGGTTCCAAATGGGGTTGCTTAA